A DNA window from Streptosporangiales bacterium contains the following coding sequences:
- a CDS encoding inositol monophosphatase, which produces MSSQAEALDSSELVELAVEAARAAGRVLLERRKGPLAVETKSSATDVVSDADRAAEDVATTTIAAARPHDAVLAEESGTRPGESGLRWVIDPLDGTVNYLYGRDDWAVSVAVEDAEHTLASAVYVPVRDEMYHATRGGGAYRNGTRLTVNDPVEIGQALLATGFSYDAAHRGEQGNLVAAVLPRVRDIRRAGACAVDLADLAAGRADAFYEDEVNHWDVAGAGLVAAEAGATVGLDVGRGGPPSVAVLVAGPSLYPAIAAALGFTGSLLT; this is translated from the coding sequence ATGAGCAGCCAAGCGGAGGCACTGGACAGCAGTGAGCTCGTCGAGCTGGCGGTCGAGGCCGCGCGGGCCGCGGGCAGGGTGCTGCTCGAACGACGCAAGGGGCCGCTGGCCGTCGAGACGAAGTCGTCGGCCACCGACGTGGTGTCGGACGCCGACCGCGCCGCGGAGGACGTCGCGACGACCACGATCGCGGCGGCAAGGCCGCACGACGCGGTGCTCGCCGAGGAGTCGGGCACCCGTCCTGGGGAGAGCGGGCTGCGCTGGGTGATCGACCCGCTCGACGGCACGGTGAACTACCTGTACGGGCGCGACGACTGGGCGGTGTCCGTGGCCGTCGAGGACGCCGAGCACACCCTCGCAAGCGCCGTGTACGTTCCGGTACGCGACGAGATGTACCACGCGACGCGGGGCGGCGGGGCGTACCGTAACGGCACCCGGCTCACCGTCAACGACCCGGTCGAGATCGGTCAGGCCCTCCTGGCCACCGGCTTCTCGTACGACGCCGCGCACCGCGGCGAGCAGGGCAACCTCGTCGCCGCCGTGCTCCCCCGGGTCAGGGACATCCGCCGCGCCGGCGCCTGTGCGGTCGACCTCGCCGACCTCGCCGCCGGCCGGGCAGACGCGTTCTACGAGGACGAGGTGAACCACTGGGACGTCGCCGGCGCCGGCCTCGTGGCCGCCGAGGCAGGCGCCACCGTCGGGCTCGACGTCGGCCGGGGCGGCCCACCGTCGGTCGCGGTGCTGGTCGCGGGACCGTCGCTGTACCCCGCGATCGCCGCGGCGCTCGGCTTCACGGGCAGCCTGCTGACCTGA